The window TTTTCGAAGAAATATAGGCATCCATCCCTGGACTCAAAACTTACTCTCAAACGCTTAAATGCGGTGAGTATAGCTAGATGGAACTGCTCTCTTCTGCTCTAGTGAATCATATGGCTTTTTGCTTAACTCTTGTAACTGATGAAGCAGGAGGCTAGGTGCATGACAAAAGCTAGACGACTTGGGGTTTCTACACCAGTGCTTTATGCCATGGACCCTGTGCTGCATTCCCTAACTTTTGAATATGTTGAAGGTCCCTCGGTCAAAGAGATATTTCTTGACTTTGGAGAGCAAGGTATTATTGAAGAAAGGATGGATGATATTGCAAAACAGATTGGTGATGCAATTGGAAAACTGCATGATGGTGGCCTCATACATGGTGATTTGACAACATCTAACATGTTAGTTCAAAGTGGCTCCAATCAGCTCGTAAGTGGTATCCTGTTTAGTGTTTTTCTGGCACTTTTGCAGACTTTTGATGATATATTTGCCAAAGCATGTTTATTCATCTTCTTTTTGGATATAAATGTTGTAatattcttttaaatttttttaatattattgtCTCTGCCAGGTACTAATTGACTTTGGTCTAAGCTTTACGTCAACTCTTCCAGAAGATAAAGCAGTTGATCTATACGTACTTGAACGAGCATTACTCTCCATGCACTCTTCTTGTGGAAATGTAGTAAGTAATATTCTTGTCTTATTAGTAAACAATATATTTTGGTTAGGATAATTTGATATTTAGACTCATTATCAAATATGCGAAAgcagacctttttttttttcttgggagTTTGGTATGCATGCCATTATTATATGCTTATTTTTGTAAAATAGATAAAATAACAACAGTTGAAATACTTTGAAAACCTGTTTGACTGCTTCAGGAGAGTAACCTTTTCAGTACTTTGATTTCTGTAGAGTATTTATAGTACTCAATTGTGTGTTGATCTTTTTATTCTTTCCCTAGGCTTTGGATGAAGCATCAGCTTATGGTCAAACTAGCTGTCCTGAAAGTTTAGCATTTCCATTATCATATCAGCTATTTGCAATATATGGTGCTTGTACACGCATTCTCTCCAAAATTTAATAGTTTTCATTAGCAACCTCTTGTTGGCTCGCTATGTTCTTTATTCTGGATATTGTATAGGTAGAACATTTGTTGAAGGAAGCTTTTACCATACAATGAGTGGTATATGTATTTTGCATACAAGACCAACACCTGTAAATGGCTGTAGAATTTTATTAGCATTTTCATACTCATGTCTGCATAATATGGTTGTACTGCATAAGTTGGTTTTTATCATAgttcttttgaaattgtttaggTATCTATTGTTGAGTGAAATCCATGTAAAGTTGTAATTAATCAATTTGTGTTGTACACATTGCACAGATGGATCGAATTCTTGCTGCATATAAGAAGTCCTCAAAGCAATGGTCTTCGACCCTTAATAAGCTAGCCCAAGGTGCAGAGCTCCACTTTGATAATTGATCctatatttttctctttttttttggaagaaaatacTGTAGCAGGTTTTAATTCTAATTTTGCTTGATGTCCTTTTGCTGATTCATAACTTATTTCAGTACGACAAAGGGGGAGGAAGCGGACGATGGTTGGTTAAGCTGCTGCAGCTCTCTGTTTACATTAAGGTAAGAATACAAAGATTGCGAGCTTATATCCAGTGCTAACAAGAGGAAACTATGTTGTCTGACCACAGATTTAGCACTGAAGAATTTGTTAGTAGTTAATACTAGTTTTTATGCAGTTTTCATCACTTTGTTACATGCTTCTTCTCTTTTAGACGGACAGACAGCTTCTCCTCTCCTCCCAACAACTTCGAATTCTTCATGGCTTTCCCTCTCTGGCAGCCTGCACACCTCTCTGTCTACCTCCACTCTCACATATATGATCATGTAACACTCTCTAAACCAACATATTTCCCAGGACCCACCTTTAAAGACCATCTGCCCATTTTGAGCAATACCCCTTTAATGACCCTAAGCATCCACACTCCAAAAGGACCTTAGACATGACTCCATACTGCAATCCCTCTTAAGTCTTCACATTATTGTTTGACTTGCTTCATTTATTGGATTAGCAGTTTtataagaaaagagaaagaaaacgtCTCAGATCTCccaccttctctctctctctctctctctctctctctctctctctctctctctctgagaGCTCCCTTCCTGTAATTGCAGTATAACTATGAAGATTTTTCTGTTTCTCACATAAAAAGAGTCTGAAAAGTTCATTTGGTTAAATTGTTAAAATCTTACTTTATTAACTTACTTTAAGTCTATTAGATGTCAAGCAaggattttttttgtgaaaatataaACTAAACATAAAAGGACAGAGAATATCATTGCATATATAATAcgcaatcttgagtttcaacagAACTACTGTTGCTGCTGATAAGATGGGATATTTAAGCTGTAGCAGAATTGTTaatgcttttcttttataattcccattcttctcttttgttttttctttttagttacTCAGTTGTTTGAAGCTTAAATGTTTGCTTTCCCTTTTCTGGACATCGAATCTCAGCTAAGGCCCTAAGGACCTCTTTCCCTAGCACTCAGCAGAATCAAAGGTTCCAAAGGCCTTTTTCTTATATTCTGTCACATATTGAATGATCTGTTTGGATCATTTTAAGATACAACGCCATAGCAATATTATGCTGATGTTAGACACTATTCTTGGTTTAGAATTTTAAAGTCAGATTTCTGATATATTGCCTTTGGCCTCCTCCCTCCCAATTGTAGTGTTCTCGGGATAGTCACAAGTACGTTGTATATGCAGGTAAACAGCTTTAAAGATGGAAGGACTTGGTTGATCATAATGTGCAGAAGGAGTTATGCTTTGCTTCACCCACGTCTGTGATTGTTTTGAAGATACTGCTAATATTTTAAGTTCTTCAAATTGTTGACGTGAACTGATATCTTAAATTGTTCTTTGTGCTATAAGAAAATATAGCAGTAGTATTCGCACTTAGCTGTATATTGGAAGGAGTAGGCACCATTAAAATGGATGCTGGGGTCTTAGGTTTCTATTTATGAAGAATGTGATCAGATGAATGTAATCTAAGTTTGGTTTCCTTCTTGTTTTCTGGTGGATGATTCTGTTTTTTCTTCTAACGTATGGAACAGTTTGCTTCAAAGTGCCAATGGCTGGATTTTTTTCCACTTATGTCAGTGTTCTGAACCAAGTTGAGGTGAAATCTCCAGTCTTGACAAAATTTGTTTCGCTTAGGACTTCTACAGCTCTACTTTTACTACCGGAGGAGCTATCTTTGTGACTAAAAGTGAGATCTACACTTGATCAGGGAATTGTGAAACCAAGATCATTTGTTCttcaaaacattaaagaaaagcaATTACAATTGAACTTCtgtatattttctttttaaatttattgTGCATTTGTCTTGCTAAAATTCGATTCCATTAGTTCAAGCTTTACTGCTCATGAAATGCAAAGTCACATGTTTTTACAAAGGATAATTACGGTATGCTAATATGGCAACTCTTCCCATTCCTGTCAAGTATTCTTCTTTGGCTGATCCTCTTTGTTATTGATGATTTGGTACTTTGGGTTGCAAACTGTGTGAGAATCCgtaaatccctaataatttttcttagggtttttcccatttaaaggcataatttttgcattttctggtttaggaaaattctcctggtaaattttatgagtaattatagtttttagatgatttttctagtattggagagtttttgaaaaattaagagtatataatggacgtgggacccactagtgcgaaaagttcggaaaaattcggccaataaggttaagtttcggatactgtgtaaaatttatcgggtgttaagagataagtagaggatgtgaagtgattgatgtgagaggaaaaagaaaagataaaattgcattaatgaggtgccaagtgtcattgtatcattggttggactttctTGGATACTATTCActcttttgaccttttgaccattgagttaaatatctccaaaaatcactaaaatttcaccatttcttctcctccatggccggctctctctagaccaaagaagaaggaaactctTCAACTTTTAAGCTTCCATTtagttcaatcttccaaaaccaataacataaattagattctactccataaaatcccacCCTTTGGTgatagtgagtgttttggtgaaggttTTTGGAGAAgttaaggtgttctacaacttcctctctcttgtttgctTGGTAAGTGGTGATCGACTATCCTcctatacctaatgatgcttaatttgtgcctagtggtggctaaagtgatgatatttgtggtttatttcttgtttttggatgaaatggtgaagtttacaatttattggagatttttctggtttaatgtgattatgatgttgtggttatttatgatggtggtaatgaggggtaatgactctagtaggtgtgaattattgataattgcaaccaattttgggtttggattgaaatgagaaaagttagggtttcataacccccttttctatccggttttggatcatatggttagaggacgaattggcctttgcttaaaacatgaaagttgtaggtattgatgtgtttgaggtgcctgtaaaatttcaggtcatttggaatAGTGTAAAGTGAGATATGtcaattttactgttgctgttctgggtgatcagaatgcgcgaactgcgtctgaaatgggttgttttggctgggattggtttggattttgttgttggtgtcttctgatgaaatgtagcttgatgtcctagctatcatatgcctttggaatttcggcatttggacctgtatagactgagttgtactgattacagcatagtgtgatttggaaacctgcaattacggttctggtttggtattctgcctttttgacctagttgtgctaggatttggactgagtggccttctacattgttgcaaccctgtcttttagcttcgagatggtgggtcttacaccctcatccgataagcgtagcgcattttgtgccattaccgcaaaaggaggacgaaaactgttttttttgtaaaggTCAAGTTAGtgcattgctgaaatttctggttatcTATGCTACTTgtctatgcatatgaaaccctattggggttgcgattggcattgttttatgactcgttatcgagtctcattgtatttgtttgcttgttctaggaggtaacggtggtgcacgacgttcgtttaacgacggtgcatgaaacatcactttcttgagtggtgagtatactactcacttaattgttacaatgtggctttgtatatgtgaatttgatgccttgaaggcttacttggctattggaattgagaGAGGTGAGGGTgcacttgaccgccctcaccccttgtgataacattcatgactgtttaccgtttactGAAATTACTGCAATTGATATATGAGacattgaattccttccatgaaaaactgatttggtgtcgtttagacgaatatccaacggccttactgtattactgagctcaacctcgttggtagtcacttgaatcgagctagcgagggtttggtcgtgaaaattgactagccacggggactgaaatgggaatcttgtggtaatgagacccttggttccggtgtactcgagtatcacctaaagttactgcttggagtgcgggcccggttggggtatgttgggtggaaggaatggaagtaaagtgaggtctacggtttggtacttttaacattgacggagggtcaatgaggttgggtcaagaatataagcgaggaaatgggctcttgagagccgtccgtatcctttccctgatttgatttacttcttatttgcatacttgaactgaacggttatgcttatgtgatcttagctgctattgtgtagtaactcactgagctttagctcactccgttcaatttgttttccttacaggaaaatgatcacttttgggGAAAAAGTTCATACTTGtcggttgccaaattgagcttttgtatatgtatcttttgaatagcttttgaatgaaaccctaatgtgtattgggttcactttcttttggattggcaaaccgaatatgtatattcatgatgaatggtttttgtggcatgccatttggttgtaaatgttaaatttcaatgtatatatgttggtttgttccggaacttattagagcgacgtaaactgatccgttagtcctggcgagagttggacaggtagtccgctaacccttttggttcgccttaggggaaggtggggctgtcacaaactgTCCCATAACTCTAACTAAAGTTCAATTTGctaaaaaacatatatatatggaCGTTGCTAAACTTCACTTGTCTTTACAAAGCTACATTCTGAGCCTGCGACAAAGATCCTTAGGCATGTTAGAGCGGTTTCGAATCCTCTGTTTCCAAATTAGTTCCTGTCCCCTCTGCCCCTTATTTGTACAGCTGTCACGTGTCtttagtattttattaattcaaattcaaataaatCGATTATCAAGTGTactcaaaatcaattaaaacagataactcaaaattttttaaattttctttttaataaaaaagAGGATAGAGGATTCGAAGCTGTTAGTGTGAGgaacctttttttaaaaaaaaaaaaatcttcggCAAGGCGGTAGCGGGGGACGGGGAACGCCTCCTGCTGCTATTCCTGTGGTGTGCCTGTTTGTTGCTGCAGCTGAATGCTGATCCTCTTTGACGGAAATGATGTGGTAAGATCCACCCTAATCAACACCCAAAGGAGGAATTTAAGTTTCCCTATTGGCCATTGGACCAAGGCCTAGTGATTAAATTAATTGAATCAAATTGAACATGATTTTCGATCTGCAATTCGAATTTGAGTTCAATACAAGGTTAATAGGATTTTAATATTTGATAGGGCAAGTTTCTTCGCGACATTGGTTAACAAATAACAGATTTTGCTTTTAACCTGAGTCGTTTAATCAAATAATGAgttcaatttggatttttagaTTCGGGAGTATAATAAGATTAATGAAATTGACACTCTTTTAAGTATTGCTAATGACACTCCATTTCATTTGTATTAAAAGTG is drawn from Coffea arabica cultivar ET-39 chromosome 1c, Coffea Arabica ET-39 HiFi, whole genome shotgun sequence and contains these coding sequences:
- the LOC113724192 gene encoding uncharacterized protein isoform X1 yields the protein METDADAKQSSLVLIKQGAEARVFESTFVGRRSIIKERFSKKYRHPSLDSKLTLKRLNAEARCMTKARRLGVSTPVLYAMDPVLHSLTFEYVEGPSVKEIFLDFGEQGIIEERMDDIAKQIGDAIGKLHDGGLIHGDLTTSNMLVQSGSNQLVLIDFGLSFTSTLPEDKAVDLYVLERALLSMHSSCGNVMDRILAAYKKSSKQWSSTLNKLAQVRQRGRKRTMVG
- the LOC113724192 gene encoding uncharacterized protein isoform X2; its protein translation is METDADAKQSSLVLIKQGAEAEARCMTKARRLGVSTPVLYAMDPVLHSLTFEYVEGPSVKEIFLDFGEQGIIEERMDDIAKQIGDAIGKLHDGGLIHGDLTTSNMLVQSGSNQLVLIDFGLSFTSTLPEDKAVDLYVLERALLSMHSSCGNVMDRILAAYKKSSKQWSSTLNKLAQVRQRGRKRTMVG